The Hippea alviniae EP5-r region TTACTGTTTGGACAATTATACCTGTGTTTGCATGCTCTTTTGTCATATTAGAACCTTGGGTCTATGTATTCTTTAATTAGTGCTTCTTTCTTCGTCCAGTGCTCTTTTATTTTAACCCACAACTCTAAATACACTTTGCTCTTTAAGAAGTTTTCTATCTCAAGTCGTGCCTGTTTACCTATCTCTTTTATCTTTTTACCGCCAGAACCAATAATAATCATCTTGTGTGCTCTTCTCTCAACAATTATGTTGGCTTTGATATAGTATAAATTTTTCTCTTCTCTGTATTTGAACTCTTCAACCGTAACAGCTATGTGATAGGGTATTTCCTGCCCTACGCTGTTCATTATCTTTTCTCTGATTATCTCGGCAATAATAAACCTTTCTGTTTCTGTGCTTATAATGTCATCTTCATAATATCTTGGTCCTTCGGGTAAGAGTTTCAGGATTGCTTCCAATATTTTCTCTTTTGCATCGGGTTGATTGGTCAGAGAGACTTCCAAAATCTCTTCAAAGTCAGCAATGGATGTAAACTTTGATTTTATATCTTTTATCTGCTCTTTGTTCATTAAATCTATCTTGTTAATGACAAGTATCGCTTTTTTGTTTTTCTCTTTTATTTTGTTTAGGTATTCTTCCAAAACTTCGTCTAACTCACCGTTATTATCTGTCATAACAACAGCCAAATCAAAATCTTCCAATGCTTCGTCTATG contains the following coding sequences:
- the era gene encoding GTPase Era, whose amino-acid sequence is MFKSGFVAILGKPNVGKSTLLNLLIGEKIAIVSHKPQATRKSVKGILNGEDYQIIFVDTPGVHESAKKLNQVMKKYIDEALEDFDLAVVMTDNNGELDEVLEEYLNKIKEKNKKAILVINKIDLMNKEQIKDIKSKFTSIADFEEILEVSLTNQPDAKEKILEAILKLLPEGPRYYEDDIISTETERFIIAEIIREKIMNSVGQEIPYHIAVTVEEFKYREEKNLYYIKANIIVERRAHKMIIIGSGGKKIKEIGKQARLEIENFLKSKVYLELWVKIKEHWTKKEALIKEYIDPRF